One genomic segment of Planctomycetia bacterium includes these proteins:
- a CDS encoding ISL3 family transposase, with the protein MYDRLAARRFEFVPLWNMAVFFVYGMRRVDCPTCGVTVERVPWATGKGHLTTSYRWFLARWAKRLSWTDTAAAFGTTWDNVFRSVKHAVLWGVAHRDLSGIEAIGVDEIQWRRGHTYLTLVYQISGVKRLLWVSHERTEQSLRRFFDVLTDDVRKGIRFVCSDMWKPYLNVIEEQVPHALHVLDRFHIMKNMNVAIDEVRRQEVAQLRRDGYEPALTKSRWCLLKRPENLTDNQATRLAELRQYNLKSVRAHLLREEFQRFWGYATPAWAGKFLESWCTRALRSRLAPMKKVVRSLRRHRPLILNWFLALGGISARVVEGFNGKAKLTTRKAYGFRTPQGIEFALFHVMGNLPEPEFTHRFC; encoded by the coding sequence GTGTACGACCGGCTTGCGGCCAGACGATTCGAGTTCGTCCCGCTCTGGAACATGGCGGTGTTCTTCGTCTACGGGATGCGGCGGGTCGATTGCCCGACCTGTGGCGTCACGGTGGAACGAGTGCCGTGGGCGACCGGCAAGGGGCATCTGACGACGAGCTACCGCTGGTTCCTGGCCCGATGGGCGAAGCGCCTGTCGTGGACGGATACGGCAGCCGCCTTCGGCACGACCTGGGACAACGTGTTTCGTTCGGTAAAACACGCTGTGTTGTGGGGAGTGGCCCACCGTGATCTTTCCGGCATCGAGGCCATCGGTGTGGACGAGATCCAGTGGCGCAGGGGCCACACGTATCTCACGCTCGTCTACCAGATCAGCGGCGTCAAGCGACTGCTCTGGGTGTCTCACGAACGTACCGAGCAGAGCCTGCGACGATTCTTCGACGTGCTTACCGACGACGTCCGCAAGGGAATTCGTTTCGTGTGCAGTGACATGTGGAAGCCGTACCTCAACGTGATCGAGGAGCAGGTCCCCCACGCCCTGCACGTGCTCGATCGGTTCCACATCATGAAGAACATGAACGTGGCGATTGACGAGGTACGCCGGCAGGAGGTCGCCCAGTTGCGCCGGGATGGGTACGAGCCGGCACTCACGAAGTCCCGATGGTGCCTGCTCAAGCGTCCGGAGAACCTGACGGACAACCAGGCCACGAGGCTTGCCGAGTTGCGGCAATACAACCTCAAGAGCGTCCGGGCCCACCTGCTCCGCGAGGAGTTCCAGCGGTTCTGGGGATACGCGACCCCGGCATGGGCAGGGAAGTTCCTCGAGTCGTGGTGCACCCGAGCTCTCCGCAGTCGGCTTGCGCCGATGAAGAAAGTCGTCAGGAGTCTGCGGCGTCACCGGCCGCTGATCCTCAACTGGTTCCTCGCCTTGGGCGGCATCTCGGCACGCGTCGTCGAAGGATTCAATGGCAAGGCGAAACTGACCACCAGAAAAGCGTATGGCTTCCGGACGCCACAAGGCATCGAATTCGCGCTGTTTCATGTGATGGGGAACTTACCCGAGCCTGAATTCACCCACAGATTCTGCTGA
- a CDS encoding transposase produces MAGKRRVFGAAFKAKVALAAAKGDRTTAQLASQFGIHTSQVTAWKKLLLGQVAELFADGRQRRSEQAADEQELYEQIGRLKMEVEWLKKSLLSRICG; encoded by the coding sequence ATGGCCGGAAAGCGGCGTGTATTTGGGGCAGCCTTCAAGGCCAAAGTGGCCCTGGCGGCGGCCAAGGGCGACAGGACGACAGCGCAGCTGGCTAGCCAGTTTGGCATCCACACGAGCCAGGTGACAGCCTGGAAGAAGCTGCTGCTGGGGCAGGTGGCCGAACTGTTTGCCGATGGCCGCCAGCGGCGGTCGGAGCAGGCAGCAGATGAGCAGGAGCTCTACGAGCAGATCGGCCGCCTGAAGATGGAGGTCGAGTGGTTGAAAAAAAGCCTCCTCAGCAGAATCTGTGGGTGA